The Calypte anna isolate BGI_N300 chromosome 3, bCalAnn1_v1.p, whole genome shotgun sequence genome segment TCAGATCGtcactggattttattttttaatctgacaGAATTTTATGGAAAAGGAGCCCCATATAAtgctttggttggaaaagattcAACAAGAGGAGTTGCAAAGATGTCTCTGGATCCAGCAGATCTTACACATGACATAGTAAGAAAAGTATTAGTTTGCTtctatttttcaaagttttattCTTTTGCAAGGTGATGAATGGTAATATTAAATTGTTCATGTGAATACATTGAAGTCGATtcacacttttaaaaacaaaatgcattacTGTTTTGTATGTACATGAAATGGGTCTCTATTTACTGCTCATGGAAAGTGCAGTGCTAACAGCCTTTAAAAGTTTTTGATCTGATGTGATCTGTGCAATTTACACAATTGGGTAAAAAGGAAGTTACCTGCTGCTTAAAATGGTGCTTCCAAAGGCAGGAAATTACTTTCTTTGTCAATTGATTTAATGTATCCTGTGGCATTGACATGGAATGGATGCTAACTGTGGCAGGGGAGCTGCTATTTGTTTGGGGAGTGAGTTACTTATGCAGGGAAAATTAGGAGAGATTAACAGTTTGTTTGACCTGAATATATTAAAAGTTTTGAAAAGGCTGAATTTgaatggaaataataaaattacagcTTCTACTACCAATTTTGTTAAACATGCTCTGCAAAGGAAACCCAAAAGCTGACCCTAAGGTTTTACAGTAatcaataaaaaagaaaaacgcATGTAAATAcctatatttttattcctttgtgaCAAGacttttatttccatatttcctTTAGACAGGGCTCACAGAAGAGGAACTGAAGTCCCTGGATGATATCTTCAATAATGTTTATAAGGCCAAATATCCAATTGTTGGCTATACTTCTCGACGAATTCTGAATGAGGATGGCAGCCCCAATCTAGATTTTAAACCTGAAGATCAGCCACATTTCAACATTAAAGATGAGTTTTGATTACATTTTTGTACCTATAGAATGCCTGGGGAGAGGCAAGATAG includes the following:
- the NENF gene encoding neudesin yields the protein MAGCGARLLLLLLAALLVAAERELRFRPPAEAPVRLFTEPELARYDGQQEGQPIYLAVKGVVFDVTSGKEFYGKGAPYNALVGKDSTRGVAKMSLDPADLTHDITGLTEEELKSLDDIFNNVYKAKYPIVGYTSRRILNEDGSPNLDFKPEDQPHFNIKDEF